AAGATCCACGGCTGGCCGAAGGATCCGCGCGCAATCATGATTCCGGTGCAACCGGTCTGGCGATGCATCTCGATCGCGTCTTCGGCGGACTTGATGTCGCCGTTGCCGAGCACCGGAATGTCCAGCGCATCCACAACCGCCGCGATCTCATCCCAGCGTGCAGCGCCACTGTACATCTGTGCGCGTGTGCGAGGGTGCAGAGTGAGCACCGTCGCACCGGCATCCTGACACCGTAGCGCGATCTCCACCGGGTTCCGCATTTCCTCGCTCCAGCCACTGCGAATCTTGACCGTGACAGGCAACGGCGTGGCTGCCGCAACAGCCTTGATCACGGACTCGACGAGTCCGAGGTCCTTGAGACAGCCGGATCCGCCATTCCGCTTCACGACCTTCTTGACGGGACAGCCGAAGTTGATATCGATGAACTCGGGCTGAAAGACATCGGATACCAGTCGCGCAGCGTCGCCCATTGCTGCGGGTTCGGCGCCGAAAATCTGCACACCGATGGGACGCTCGTCGGCACCGAAGCGAAGTTTCGCGAGCGTGGCCTCATTCTCCCGCCGTATTGCTTCGGCCGAAAGAAATTCAGTTACGACTACGTCGGCGCCGAACCGGTGACAGATGCGCCGGAACGGGGATTCCGACACTCCCGCCATCGGCGCCAGATACAGTGGCGTCGCTGCAGCGATTGGGAATGGGAATGTCCTGGCCATGACTCTGAAGCTAATGTTCGCCCCGAGGGTGGGCAACGCGCGTATTTGACATGACTGTGGGCCGAAAGTACCTTGGACGGTTCACCTCGAACTGCCCGCTTCGCCCGCACCCGCAACAAACGCAATGGAACTACGCGAGTTCTTCTCCGAAGATGCGATTTCGCTCGACCTCAAGGCCGACAACAAGGACGACATCCTTCGCGAGCTTATTTCGCTCCTGAAGTTGGACGAAAAGTCCGAAGGGATGCTGTTCAAGATGTTGAAGCGCCGTGAGAACCTCGGCTCGACCGGTATCGGTCGCGGGATTGCAATCCCGCATTGCCGCTCACTGGTCGTCAACAAGCTGAGGGTCGCCTTCGGTCGCAAACCGAACGGCGTCGACTTCAAGGCGATCGATGAGAAGCCTGTCTATTTCTTCTTTCTGATCGTCGCGCCGCCGCTGGAGGTCTCCAACCAGTACCTGCCAGTACTCGGTAAGATCGCCCAGTTCAGCAAGGAATCCGACGTGCCCGGCCGCCTGCTGGAGCTCACCGAGCCCGCCCAGTTCATGGCGTTGTTGAAGGAAAAAGGGGTGTAACGTGGCACCCGTAGGGGCGGGCCCCCGCGCCCGCCTCTCCTAACGAGATATCGAACGCGGTTTCGCCCCCCCCCCGTGCCGGCCCCTCTTAGAGCGATATCGAACTACGCGCCGTTAACGCGCCGGAACGTCCGTCAGCGCCACCCAAGTGCCGGCGCGACATGCGTAAGGATCGCCTCGATGACGTGCGCGTTGTAGTCCACGCCAAGCTGATTGGGTACAGTCAGGAGTAGCGTGTCCGCCGCCGCGATCCCCTCGTCGTTCCTGAGTTGCTCCACGAGTGCATCCGGCTCCGCAGCATAGCTCCGACCAAAGATCGCGCGCGTTTTCTCGTCGATGTACCCGATCTGATCCGCGTCCGCGCCCTGGCGCCCGAAGTTGGCCCGATCTCGATCGGTGACGAGCGCAAAAATGCTGCGGCTCACCGAAACGCGCGGTTCGCGCGCATGCCCAGCTTCTTTCCACGCACCACGAAATGCCCGGATCTGCGCCGCCTGCTGCACATGGAACGGCTCTCCAGTCTCATCGTCCTTGAGAGTGGAGCTCTGCAGGTTCATGCCGAGCTTTGCCGCCCAGACCGCAGTGGCGTTCGATCCCGCACCCCACCAGATCCGCTCGCGCAGACCATCCGAATGCGGCTCGATGCGCAGCAGGCCCGGCGGATTTGCGAACATCGGCCTCGGACTCGGCTGCGCGAATCCGTCGCCACGCAACAGGCCGAGGAAAACCTCCGCGTGACCGCGCCCCATGTCGGCATCGGTCTGACCGTCGGCCGGGCTGTAGCCGAAATATCGCCAGCCATCGATCACCTGCTCGGGCGAGCCGCGGCTGATCCCAAGTTGCAGCCGGCCGCCGGCAATGATATCGGCCGCTCCCGAATCCTCCACCATGTAGTACGGGTTCTCGTACCGCATGTCGATGACAGCAGTGCCGATCTCGATGCGACTCGTCCGCGCACCGACCGCGGCAAGAAGCGGAAATGGCGACGCGAGTTGCCGGGCGAAATGGTGAACGCGAAAATATGCGCCGTCCGCACCCAGCGACTCGGCAGCAACAGCGAGATCGATGGACTGCAGCAGCGCGTCGGCTGCAGATCGTGTTTGCGACTGTGACGACGGCGTCCAGTGCCCGAACGACAGAAAGCCGATCTTTTTCATTGCACGAGATGCTGACCGTGAGTCTCGCTCATTCCCACTCGATGGTCGCCGGCGGCTTCGAGCTCACATCGTAAGCAACCCGGTTCACCCCATCGACCTCGTTCATGATGCGGTTCGATATCCGCCCCAGCACATCGTAGGGAAAGTGATACCAGTCAGCGGTCATACCATCGGTGCTGGTGACAGCGCGCAACGCGAGCACGTTTTCATACGTCCGCTCGTCGCCCATCACTCCAACACTGCGGATCGGCAACAGCACCGCGAACGCCTGCCAGATCGTATCGTACAATCCCGCTGAGCGAATCTCTTCCAGATAGATCGCATCGGCGCGGCGCAACACTTCGAGCTTCGCCGGTGTGACGTCGCCGAGCACGCGTATCGCGAGGCCCGGTCCCGGAAATGGGTGTCGGCCAACCATCTCCTCAGGCAGACCCAGCTCGCGTCCGACGTTCCGCACCTCGTCCTTGAACAACTCACGCAGCGGCTCGATCAGGGCGAACTTCATGTCGCTCTTGAGTCCCCCGACGTTGTGATGGGTCTTGATCGTCACCGACGCGCCGCCGGTCGGTGAGAACGACTCGATCACGTCCGGATACAACGTGCCCTGCACCAGAAAACGAACGTTGTCGCCTACTTTCGCTGCTGTGGCTTCGAATACGTCGATGAACGTGTGTCCGATGATCTTCCGCTTCTTCTCCGGATCTTCGACGCCTTCAAGTGCGCCAAGAAACTCTGCACTCGCGTCCACGGTGATCAGATTGACACCCATGTGAGCGCGAAACGTGCGCTCGACCTGCTCGCGCTCGTGCATTCGAAGCAGACCGGTATCCACGAAGATACACGTAAGCTGATCTCCAACTGCACGGTGTACCAGCGCCGCCGCAACCGACGAATCGACGCCGCCCGAAAGTCCGCAGATCACGCGCGCGTCGCCAACGAGCGCGCGAATACGTACGACCTCACGCTCGACGAAGGAACCCGGCGTCCACGTGGGATGCAAACCGCAGATACGGAACAGAAAGTTCTCGATCAGCTCTCGGCCGCGCGGCGTGTGCGCGACTTCTGGATGGAACTGCACGCCGAATATCGGACGTGTCTCATGGCGGAACGCCGTAACGGGGTTGGCCCCGCTCCGCGCTGTTACTGTAAAACCAGGAGGTGGCGATTCCACATGGTCGCCGTGACTCATCCACGCTTCGAGGCATTCCCCGCCGTCGAAACCCGCGAAGAGCGCATCCGGCTCGGTGACGCAGACCTGGGCGCGACCATACTCCCGCTTTCCCGCGCGCAGGACCGTCGCACCCGAGAGCTGTGCGATCAGTTGCATTCCGTAACAGATGCCCAGTACCGGTGCCACGCCGAGCAACGCCGGATCCGCCATCGGAGCGGATTCGTCGTATACCGAATTGGGGCCACCGCTGAAGATGATGCCGGAAGGATTCCACTCGCGCACCCACTCGAGCGTTCGCGTGGGAGGATGGATCTCACAATACACCCGTGCTTCGCGCACGCGCCGCGCTATCAGCTGCGTGTACTGCGCCCCAAAATCAAGAATCAGAATTCTTTCCGGATTCATCCAGCTCTCAGAGTTTGATGATTTCCACTTCGCGCGTATCCAGATCGACGAGCGCAGCTGTGCACGACCCGTACAACCAGCCGCATGCCTCACCGGGATTCAGGATCAGCGTGTCTCCCCTGCTCTTCATCTCGACCTGATGCGAGCTGCCATGGAACACGAAGTGGTGCTTGTCCAGCGAACGTTGATGCACCTCACCAATGTCGTGAACGATGAGGATCTGCTTGCCCGACACTTCGAAGCTGTGCGGAGACTCGTACAGCTCGGTCCCCACTCCTTGCGCAGCAACCGCTGCCAGGCCCTCGGGATCTCCATCGTTTCGACCAAAGACGCCAAGCATCGGGATGTTGGCGTCATTCACGGGCGTCAGCGAAAAGGGTGAACAGTGATCCCCAGCGTGCATAAGCAGGCTTGCACCACCGGCGATCATACGGGCGACGAGCTCCGCAATCGCGGGAACCCTGTCGTGCGTATCAGCCATGATTCCGACTCGCATCAGTCCTCGATCCAGTCAGGCGCGAATGTCTCGCGGCGCGTAAGATCAGCGTCGGACTCTCGCTCGGTGATTACTGCAAATCGACTCCCATCCACAAGTACTTCGGCTGGCCGCGGGCGCGAATTGTAGTTCGACGCCATCGAGTAGCCGTACGCACCGGTCGCGCGCAAGACGAGCAGCTCTCCCGGCGCGACATCAGCAATGAGCCGATTGTTCGCGAAGAAATCACCACTCTCACAAACCGGACCGACGATATTCGCGCGCAGAGTCGGCTCGGCGTCACTCGACGCAGAATCGATCGCGTGATGCGACGCGTACAGCGACGGGCGAATGAAATCGTTCATCCCCGCGTCGGTGATGACGATCTCCTTTCCGCCGCTATGCTTGCGGTACAGCACCCGCGTCACCAGCACGCCCGACTCGGCCACCAGGAACCGGCCCGGCTCGATGAGTATCTCCACACCTGGCTCTGCGGCGGCGATCCGCAGCGCATCGGCGTACGCCCCGAGATCGAGTGATGAGCCGTCGTCGTCCGTCACTCCGAGGCCGCCGCCCAGGTCCAACGTCGTGAGCTGCGCGAGATTCTCGCCTTCGATATCGCGCTTCAGCTGCACGAGCGCCTTCGCTGCCAGTGCATACGGCGTTGCGTCACCGATCTGCGAGCCGAGGTGGGAGGCCAGGCCGATCAGCTTCACGTTTGTCATGTACGACATCGCACGTGCGACAGCGATGACCCGATCAAGCGGAATTCCGAATTTCATCCCGCGCTCGCCGGTGCGCGTGTACGGATGCGGCGTGTCCACGGCAACGTCGGGATTTACACGCAGAACTACCGGGGCGACGACGCCGATCCGGTGCGAAACGTCCTGCAGCACCGCGAGCTCGCCTTCGGATTCGACGTTTATGCTGCGCACGCCGGCGCGCACTGCGCGCTCCAATTCCGCGGGGGTCTTGCCGACGCCGCTGAATACGATGTCCGAGCCCGCGAATCCCGCCTCGAGCGCGCGGTGCAGCTCGCCGCCGCTTACGATGTCGACGCCGGCGCCAAGTGATCTCAGCAGCGCCAGAATCGCCAGACTGGAATTGGCCTTCACGCTATAGTGTACGTGGACGGGCAGTCCTTCAACCGCGACCGCAAGTCGCTGGTACTGGTTGCGAATCGTGTTTGCGCTGTACACGTAGACCGGAGTGCCAACCCGATCCGCTATCGTGTCCAGCGCAACGCCATCGCAGAACAGCGCACCATCGCGCCGTGTGTAACCGGCGGGCATCAGTACGCTTTGGCCCACAAGGCCTCCGCTACCGATTTCTCTCCGCACCGCAGGCACGACGTCGGTGCCACCGCGGAACGGAACTCTTCGTCGGGAAGGCATCGTATTGTCGCCTTGGTTTCTTCCTTGATTTTAGCCTCGCATTCGGCGGAGCCGCACCAGCCGGCGTACACGAACGCCCCGTCGCCGTCCATGATCTCGCGAAAGCGCTCGTAAGTAACGTCGCCGCGCACGCTGTTCGCCTCGCGTCGCGCGCGCGCCGTTTCGAGCAGGTTGTCCTGGATCGCGGACAGCAGCTCGTGTATCGATTCCCCGATCGTATCGAGTCGATACGGCCGCTTCTCGCGCGTGTCGCGACGCACCAGCACCGCCTGACCCGCGTCCAGATCACGTGGGCCGATCTCCATTCGGAGCGGTATCCCGCGCAGCTCCCATTCGTAATACTTGGCGCCCGGCTTGATTCCCTCGCGCGCATCCACGTGAATGCGCAGCCGTGCAGGCGACCGGCGCTCCCAGGCGCCGAGTGATTCCTTGATCTTCATCGCCGCCGCGATGACGCGCTCGCGATCCTCGTCCGTGCGATAGATCGGCACGATGACCACTTCGATCGGTGCCAGCAGTGGCGGCGTGACAAGGCCATTGTCATCACCGTGCGTCATCACGAGTCCGCCCACCATGCGTGTCGAGACACCCCAGCTCGTATTCCACGCAAAGTCCAGCTCGCCGGCTTCGGTCTGAAACGTGAGATCGAATGCCTTGGCGAAGTTCTGCCCGAGATTGTGCGACGTACCGGCCTGGAGCGCCTTGTTGTCCTGCATCATCGCCTCGCACGAATACGTGCGCAGCGCGCCAGCGAACTTTTCCGACTCGCTCTTTCTACCGGTCACGACCGGCATCGCCATCCAGCCTTCCATGAAGTCGCGGTACACGCCGAGCATCCGGCGCGTCTCCTCTTCGGCTTCCGCCTCGGTCGCGTGCGCCGTGTGCCCTTCCTGCCACAGAAACTCGAGCGTACGGAGGAACAGACGCGTGCGCATCTCCCAACGGACGACGTTGGCCCACTGATTGATCAGCAGCGGAAGGTCGCGATAGCTCTGCACCCACTTGGCGAACATCGAGTAGATGATCGTCTCGGACGTCGGGCGAATCACGAGCGGCTCATCCAGCTGCTTGCCGCCGCCGTACGTCACAACCGCCGTTTCGGGCGCAAAGCCCTCCACGTGCTGCGCTTCCTTCTGCAGAAAGCTCTGTGGGATCAGCAACGGGAAGTACGCGTTCTGATGACCAGTCTCCTTGAACATGTCATCGAGCTGGCGTTGCATGCGCTCCCAGATGCCATAGCCGTTCGGGCGGATGACCATGCATCCACGAACCGGCGCGTAGTCCGCCAGTTCCGCGCGTACAACGAGCTCGTTGTACCATCCGCTGAAGTCCTGAGCGCGAGTGGGAAGCTTCTTTTCGTCAGCCATCGATGCAGTAGTTGATGCAGTGAATGCAGTATTGGATGAGGCGCGCGTTATCGGGCATGAGATCCCGTCGCCGCCGTGTTGCTCAGGTGGATGATGCTGTGCGCGCCGGCCGCAACCGCCGCCTTGCGCTGTTTGGATGGAGTCTGATGCCGCAGCGCATACTCCACGGAAAAGCCCTGTGCCCTCAACTGCGCCGCCTCGGCCATGATCTTCGTCAACGGAACGTCCTCATCGGCGGTGAGCCAGTAATCAACCGACGGCTCCGTCACCGGAAGCAATTTGCGCGCGCGCAGCAATTCGGTGAGCACGACGTCGCCCATTCCGAATCCGAGCGCAGGAAGCGCTGCGCCGCCGATCGCGCCGAGCAGGTTGTCGTAACGCCCGCCGCCACATATCGCGCGAAACTCACCGGAGCGGTCGAACAATTCGAACACGATGCCGGTGTAGTACGCGAGTCCGCGCACGATCGACAGATCGAATTGGAGCCATGCCGCCCCGTCCGGCACCAGCGTGCCAACGTACTCGAAGAATCTGCGCAATTCCTCGACGTGCTCACCGCCCTCCTCGGACGTGGTCTGGATCGCGGTCGCAACGGTATCGAGCGTTGCGCTCGTGATCTCGAGCACTGCGTTCACTTGCGTTTCATTCAGCCCCGCCGCAGCAAGCTTCTCCGCCGACACCGCACGCGGTTGCCGCGCCAGCTTGTCGGTCACCGCAAGCACGACTTCGAATGCGTCGACCGGAATGCCGAGTGCCGCGAGATACGCGTGCATCACGCGTCTGTCGCTCACACGCACCACAACCTCGTTCGACGTGAGACGCAGCTCCCGGCAGATATCGATAGCACACGCGACCAGCTCGGCGTCCGCCGCGACTCCAGCCTCGCCGACGATGTCGACGTTCAGCTGATAGTGCTCGCGAAGCCGCCCCTTTTGCTGGCGTTCGTATCTGAACAACTGCGGAATCGAGAACCAACGAGTCGGCTTGCGCAATGAGTTGGCACGCGCGCTCACCATGCGCGCAAACGTCGGAGTCATCTCCGGACGCAGTGCGACTTCGCGGCCGCCCTTGTCGACGAAATTATACAGCTGGCCGACTATCTCGTCGCCGCTCTTGGCCGTGTACAGCTCCAGAGATTCGAGCGGCGGGCCATCGTATTCCATGAATGCGTAGCGGCGTGCAACCTCACGCCACGCTCGGGTCACATACGCGCGCTCTGCAAACTGCTCAGGGTAGAAATCTCTGAACCCCGGTAGTGTTGTGTGCGCCATCGTCCAAACCTATTCGGTCGGAGAGGCGCGTGCTACCACCAGCGGCTGTGAACCACGGGCACGGCCCCCGCGAAACACGCTCGGATCAGTCGCGCGCGCCGCGCGACGCCCGAGCTGCAGGGTCGATCCCCAGTACCGCCATCGCGTCTCCCACGGTGTGAAATGATCCGCAGACGACCTTGGTGCCGGGCAACGAAGCTGCACGCTCCATGGCCACGGCGAAGTCGAGGTCGAGCGAAACCGGAACCTTGCACGCATTGGCGTGCGCCGCCGCCGGCAGCGGGTCCCATGCGCGCTCCGGCGGCGCGCTTGGAGGGTTGGTAATTATGAAATGATTCGCGACCGGTGCCAACGCTTCGATCATGCCGTACCAGTCCTTGTCCTTGAGAACACCCAGAACGATGGTCACCGGAGGCGGAGTCGGGCGCGCCGCCAGAGTCTCCGCGAGCGCCCGCGCTCCTGCCGCGTTGTGCGCCACGTCGAAGATCCAGTCTCTGATGCGTTGAAACCGTCCTGGAAGGCTGACGGAGGACAGCGCCCGGTTGATGTTCTCTTTCTTGATCGCGTACTCCGGACCGGCAGCGTGGATCGTCGCGAGAGCAGTGAGGGTGTTGCGGACCTGATGCTCGCCCAGCAATGGAGTGGAGAGTCGAGTGCGCCCCAACGGCGTCGCCGCGGTGAACGACGTCATGCCGCCAGCGAGCGAGACCGACCACGCACGCCAATCTGAGCGCACGATCGATATCGGAGTGGCACCGCGCTCCGCCGCTCGCTCAGCGAGCCTCTTGGCGATATCCAGCCGTGGTTCTCCGATCACCGCGGGCCGGCCGAACTTGAAGATTCCGCCCTTCTCGTCCGCAATCGACTGTAGCGTGGTGCCCAGATACTCCGTGTGGTCCAGCGAGATATTGGTCACCGTCGCGACGACCGGGTCCAGCACGTTGGTGCTGTCGAGAGCTCCTCCCAGACCCGTCTCCATCACCGCGACATCCACATTCGCTTCTGCGAAGTAGATCATCGCGGCAACCGTGGTGATTTCGAAGAAAGTCGCCTCCACCGACTCTGCGAGCGGCTCGATCCGGCGCAGCAGCTCCAGCAGCGTCTCCTCGGGGATCGGCACGCCATCGATCGCGATCCGCTCGCGAAAGTCCACAATGTGTGGCGACGTGTACCGCCCCACGCGCCTACCGCCGAACCTGAGCAACGCATCCAGCGTCGCGACCGTGCTCCCCTTGCCATTCGTTCCGGCGACGTGAAAGGAAGGGTACTTCCGGTGTGGATCACCCAGCGCGTCGAGCAGTTTTTCGGTCCGCTCGAGCCCCGGAACTACCTTCGATCCGGTCTTTTCGAACAACCGTTCGATAGTTTCCCGGTACGTCAGGTCGAGAGCCATCCAGTCGCCGCCGGCTTGCCGCTCATGTGTCGTAAAAGGCGACCTACCGTTGGCTTCAGCTCGTGACGCGGTACCACGATGTCCACGATACCGTGCTCCAGCAGGAACTCGGCGGTCTGAAAGCCCTCCGGTAGATCCTGTCCGATGGTCTGCTTGATCACACGCGGCCCAGCGAAGCCCACCACCGCACCTGGCTCCGCGATTATCGCGTCCCCCAGCATGGCGAAGCTCGCGCTCACGCCGCCCGTAGTCGGGTTCGTCAGCAGCGATACGTAGGGCACCCGCCGCTCCGCCAACTGCGACAGCATCGCGGACGCCTTGGCCATCTGCATGAGCGACAGGACGCCCTCCTGCATTCGCGCACCACCCGACGCGCAGACGATGACCAGCGGGTGCTTCTTCTCCAGTGAGCGTTGCCCGAGACGGGCGATCTTCTCGCCCACGACAGATCCCATCGACCCGCCCATGAAGGCGAAGTCCATGATGCCAAGGCTGATGGGCGACCCACCGAGCTGGCCTGTGAGGGTTAGAATGGCATCACCTTCACCCGCGTTGGCCGTCGCCTTCTTGAGCCGTTGGGCGTATTCGGGGAAGCCGAGCGGGTCGGCCGAGCGGATCTCGACCTCGGTCTCCTCGGCCGTCCCCTCATCGAGGAATATGTTGGCGTAGTCCCACGCGCGAATTCTGCGGTGAAAGCCGCAGTTTGGACAAACGTTGAGATTCCGGACGAATTTCTCCGTTATGTCGGTGTAGCCACACGATTCGCATTTTTCCCAGGCGTCTGCCGGAATCTCCAGCCGTTCGCGCCGCGGACTGCGGGGCTTCTTGTCCTTCCTGAACCAAGCCATATACCTCTAATGTCACCCGGCACCCAATGCTGGGCAAGGAGTTGCGGAACAGGCGTCCGGTAACCAGCCAGGTCCCGCGGCCGGAAAAGATGTGCGCCAGCTATTCCGGAGATGGCACGGCAGACGCCGGCGCCACCACGTCGGAGGCCGCCAACTGATCCTTGAGACGCTGCGCCGAGGCCTTCGTGAAGCCGGGTAGAACGGCAATCTCGTCCAGCGATGCGTCGCGCACCCCCTGAACGCTTCCGAAGGCCTGAATCAACTGGCGCCGCTTTACGGGACCGACTCCGGGTATCGAGAGCAGCTCCGACGTCACCGTTCGCATGCTGCGACGCTTGCGATTGAACGTTACCGCGAATCTGTGAGCTTCATCCCGAATCTGCTGCAGAAGTCGCAGCGCCGCTGACCGGCGTGAGAGCCTGAGCGGCTCCGCTCTGCCCCATACGAAGATCTCCTCTTCGCGCTTCGCCAGGCTGATCAGCGGGCGGTCACCGAGTCCGATGGAAGCGAGGGCTTCGTGCGCAGCGGAAAGTTGTCCCTTCCCGCCATCGATGACGATGAGATCGGGAAGCTGCTTTCCATCTTCCTTGCGACGGTTGAAGTACCGGGTGACGACTTCGTTCATCGAAGCGAAGTCGTCAGTTCCAACGACAGTCTTCACCTTGAACTTGCGATACTCGCCGCGCTTGGCGCGGCCATTCTCGAAGAACACGCAGGAGCCGACGGTATCTGTGCCCTGCGCTGTCGAGATGTCGAAACACACCATGGTGCGCGGCAACTTCTGCAGCGAGAGTTCTCGCGCGAGCTCGTACACCGGCTCGCCCGCGCGCACATCGGACTCCGCCGATGCGAGCTTCAGCTCCTCCAGCAGGTGCCGCGCATTCTGCTCGGCCAGCTGGACGAGCTCGCGACGAACACCCCTTTGCGGGATGTGTATGCGTTGGCCGGGCAACGATTCCTCGATCAGCTCGCGGTCCGGGAAATCGAATGGAAGCACCAGCTCGGACGCGTGCTCGGGCATGGCGATGTAACTGCCGGCAAGGAACAGCCGTAATACGTCTGCGTCATCCTCACCGTCCACGTTCTCCATGAAGCGGTGCTCGCGCGCGAGCAGCTTCCCTTCTCTTATACGTAGAAGCGCGACCACAGCATCGTCGCCATCGCGCGCATAGCCGATTACGTCGCGATCGCCACCTTCCACGCGCAGAACGACCGTCGGTTCTTCCATGCGCTCCAGGTGCATCAGCGCGTCACGCAGCTCCGCAGCACGCTCGAAGTCCAGGCTCGACGCCGCGAGCTCCATTCGCTCTCGCACTCTGCGCACCACTTCGTCGGAACGCCCTTCCAGGAACAGCACCACCTCGTCGATCATCGCGGCGTATTCCGCCTGCGTCTGCTTGAACACGCATGGCGCCTTGCAACGCTGGATGAAGTAGTCGAGGCACGGACGCTCCGGCATCTCGCGCGGCATGTCGTAGTTGCACGAGCGCACGGTGAAGATGCGCCTCACCACGTTGAGCGAGCGACGCATCGCGCCGACGTCCGTGTACGGGCCGAAATACTTTGCGCCGTCGTTGCTTACCTGTCGCGTGACGAACATGCGCGCGAAGGGCTCGTTCACCGTGACCTTGATGTATGGATACGACTTGTCATCCCGGAGCGCGATGTTGAACTTGGGATGATACTCCTTGATCAGGTTCGCCTCGAGTATGAGCGCGTGCGCTTCCGTCGGGACGACGATCGTCTCGAGGTCGGCGATGTTGCGTACCAGATGCTGCGTCTTGAGACTGAAGGGGTGGTCGCTCGCGAAGTA
The window above is part of the Gemmatimonadota bacterium genome. Proteins encoded here:
- the accD gene encoding acetyl-CoA carboxylase, carboxyltransferase subunit beta, coding for MAWFRKDKKPRSPRRERLEIPADAWEKCESCGYTDITEKFVRNLNVCPNCGFHRRIRAWDYANIFLDEGTAEETEVEIRSADPLGFPEYAQRLKKATANAGEGDAILTLTGQLGGSPISLGIMDFAFMGGSMGSVVGEKIARLGQRSLEKKHPLVIVCASGGARMQEGVLSLMQMAKASAMLSQLAERRVPYVSLLTNPTTGGVSASFAMLGDAIIAEPGAVVGFAGPRVIKQTIGQDLPEGFQTAEFLLEHGIVDIVVPRHELKPTVGRLLRHMSGKPAATGWLST
- a CDS encoding folylpolyglutamate synthase/dihydrofolate synthase family protein, with protein sequence MALDLTYRETIERLFEKTGSKVVPGLERTEKLLDALGDPHRKYPSFHVAGTNGKGSTVATLDALLRFGGRRVGRYTSPHIVDFRERIAIDGVPIPEETLLELLRRIEPLAESVEATFFEITTVAAMIYFAEANVDVAVMETGLGGALDSTNVLDPVVATVTNISLDHTEYLGTTLQSIADEKGGIFKFGRPAVIGEPRLDIAKRLAERAAERGATPISIVRSDWRAWSVSLAGGMTSFTAATPLGRTRLSTPLLGEHQVRNTLTALATIHAAGPEYAIKKENINRALSSVSLPGRFQRIRDWIFDVAHNAAGARALAETLAARPTPPPVTIVLGVLKDKDWYGMIEALAPVANHFIITNPPSAPPERAWDPLPAAAHANACKVPVSLDLDFAVAMERAASLPGTKVVCGSFHTVGDAMAVLGIDPAARASRGARD
- the uvrC gene encoding excinuclease ABC subunit UvrC, which encodes MTVPETVAQKLQHLPDGPGVYLWKGADGVVLYVGKAKRLRSRVRSYFASDHPFSLKTQHLVRNIADLETIVVPTEAHALILEANLIKEYHPKFNIALRDDKSYPYIKVTVNEPFARMFVTRQVSNDGAKYFGPYTDVGAMRRSLNVVRRIFTVRSCNYDMPREMPERPCLDYFIQRCKAPCVFKQTQAEYAAMIDEVVLFLEGRSDEVVRRVRERMELAASSLDFERAAELRDALMHLERMEEPTVVLRVEGGDRDVIGYARDGDDAVVALLRIREGKLLAREHRFMENVDGEDDADVLRLFLAGSYIAMPEHASELVLPFDFPDRELIEESLPGQRIHIPQRGVRRELVQLAEQNARHLLEELKLASAESDVRAGEPVYELARELSLQKLPRTMVCFDISTAQGTDTVGSCVFFENGRAKRGEYRKFKVKTVVGTDDFASMNEVVTRYFNRRKEDGKQLPDLIVIDGGKGQLSAAHEALASIGLGDRPLISLAKREEEIFVWGRAEPLRLSRRSAALRLLQQIRDEAHRFAVTFNRKRRSMRTVTSELLSIPGVGPVKRRQLIQAFGSVQGVRDASLDEIAVLPGFTKASAQRLKDQLAASDVVAPASAVPSPE